A single window of Rhipicephalus microplus isolate Deutch F79 chromosome 5, USDA_Rmic, whole genome shotgun sequence DNA harbors:
- the ACOX1 gene encoding acyl-CoA oxidase 1, producing the protein MASGSVNPELVRERAAATFNIRELTHLLDGGSEKTERRKELEKLFHEDPEFRSNVPQCYLTYSEAYADALQKCLKIYQKAMVLSDPREILTVADAILHDSTPVHVHFVMFVPALMGHANEEQQAKWLSDALTMKIIGSYAQTELGHGTFIRGLETQATYDPEREEFVLHTPNLSSIKWWPGSLGKTANHAIVLAQLHTKGKCHGIHPFMVQIRSMEDHTPLPGITVGEIGPKMGMRAADNGFLKLDHVRIPRENMLMKNAQVTKEGDYIKPASDKLNYGTMVFVRVLLLDMFAFNIARACTIAIRYSAVRRQSEITPGQGECQILDYQAQQYKLFPLLGLCHALRGMFANLMELYKQANQDLEQGNLQALPELHAISSGLKAFCSDMSAKGIETCRLACGGHGFLLISGLPRLYATTVAACTYEGENTVMFLQLARYLLKCLAQPHLVSNKSAFRFLLEPSTLNVTPFNAKLKGQAAIRQLIPFYRAAAYKHVHRAHNKVRSLVSTGLTQEVAWNQSQVDLIIASRATIYYYMGLNYLDWLEHAAISEQLREVLMRVCHLYLLHGIYEQPGLFLVAGLRDENLEEISGIITELLKSLRPDAVALVDAFDHHDMVLCSALGSYDGRVYERMYESALKAPLNKTQVHESYHRFLGPLMKSSL; encoded by the exons ATGGCTTCAGGCAGCGTCAACCCGGAGCTTGTGCGCGAACGAGCGGCGGCCACTTTTAATATTCGCGAATTGACACACCTCCTGGACGGCGGCAGTGAAAAGACTGAACGCAGAAAGGAATTAG AGAAACTATTTCACGAGGACCCAGAGTTCAGAAGCAATGTCCCACAGTGCTACCTTACCTACTCAGAGGCATATGCAGATGCACTGCAAAAATGTCTCAAGATTTACCAAAAGGCTATGGTACTATCCGATCCAAGGGAAATCTT GACTGTTGCTGATGCAATCCTGCATGACTCGACTCCTGTGCATGTACATTTTGTCATGTTTGTTCCGGCTCTTATGGGTCATGCGAACGAGGAACAGCAAGCTAAATGGCTTTCTGATGCCCTTACCATGAAAATCATCGGTTCCTACGCCCAGACAGAACTTGGTCATG GAACATTCATTCGTGGTCTTGAAACACAAGCCACCTACGATCCCGAACGTGAGGAGTTTGTCCTGCACACACCGAACCTGTCTTCAATAAAATGGTGGCCAGGAAGCT TGGGAAAGACTGCGAACCACGCGATAGTGCTTGCCCAGCTGCACACCAAAGGAAAGTGCCATGGCATTCACCCATTCATGGTGCAGATCCGAAGCATGGAGGACCATACTCCCCTTCCGG GTATCACGGTGGGCGAAATCGGACCGAAGATGGGAATGAGGGCTGCTGACAACGGCTTTCTGAAGTTGGACCATGTCCGCATACCCAGGGAAAACATGCTCATGAAGAATGCCCAG GTGACAAAAGAAGGTGACTACATCAAACCAGCAAGTGACAAGCTCAACTATGGCACCATGGTGTTTGTGCGAGTGCTTCTATTGGACATGTTTGCTTTCAACATTGCCCGGGCATGTACAATTGCCATACGATACAGTGCGGTGCGCAGGCAGTCTGAGATTACACCAGG GCAGGGTGAGTGCCAGATCCTGGACTATCAGGCACAGCAGTACAAGCTGTTCCCTTTGTTGGGCTTGTGCCACGCCCTGCGTGGCATGTTTGCCAACCTCATGGAGCTTTACAAGCAGGCCAACCAAGACCTTGAGCAGGGAAACCTGCAGGCACTGCCTGAG CTGCATGCCATCTCATCGGGCCTGAAGGCGTTCTGCTCTGATATGTCAGCTAAGGGCATCGAGACTTGCCGCCTAGCCTGTGGTGGACATGGTTTCCTCCTGATCAGTGGCCTCCCTAGACTTTACGCTACCACAGTGGCCGCCTGCACGTACGAAGGAGAGAACACGGTCATGTTCCTCCAGCTTGCGAG GTACCTGCTGAAGTGCTTGGCCCAGCCCCATCTGGTTTCAAACAAATCTGCCTTCCGCTTTCTGCTCGAaccaagtactctgaatgtgACTCCGTTTAATGCCAAGCTGAAAGGACAGGCAGCTATCCGACAGCTCATACCGTTCTACCGGGCAGCTGCGTATAA GCACGTTCACAGAGCTCACAACAAAGTTAGGAGCCTGGTGAGCACGGGTCTGACCCAGGAGGTGGCGTGGAACCAGAGTCAGGTCGACCTAATCATTGCATCCAGG GCCACCATATACTACTACATGGGCCTGAACTACCTCGATTGGCTGGAACATGCCGCCATATCTGAACAGCTCAGGGAAGTCCTGATGAGGGTGTGCCATCTGTACCTGCTGCATGGCATCTATGAGCAGCCAGGCCTGTTCCTTGTG GCGGGCCTGCGCGATGAGAACCTCGAGGAAATATCCGGCATCATCACAGAGCTGCTGAAGAGCCTGCGGCCTGACGCTGTGGCCCTGGTGGACGCCTTTGACCATCACGACATGGTGCTCTGCAGTGCTCTCGGCTCCTACGATGGCCGAGTGTACGAGCGCATGTACGAGAGTGCCCTCAAGGCTCCCCTCAACAAGACGCAG GTGCACGAATCTTACCACCGATTCCTGGGCCCTCTAATGAAATCGAGCCTTTGA